From a region of the Thermomicrobium roseum DSM 5159 genome:
- the lon gene encoding endopeptidase La: protein MAASSRADLYASRYPVLVLRNVVLLPGHAATIAVASPEGQRAVDFARRQEAALAVVVYADGRAPNMLTPQVGTLARIAEVVPQPDQRWQVRVEGLRRVRVLSLDVTSPAPQARIELLFPPVTPQAHTMAQRVRTLAGELHRAVGIPDAETLRVLEATEDPDRLADLLAGQLVRDVSYRQRLLELVEPNERLEHLAALIERELARVAAPSAPAVPAASTRLSAEPVIVADETSEAREEAERLRQRLATCGAPPAVVERVEQEIERLSRMSPASAEATVTRTYIETVLSVPWLTETPETVDLARARAILERDHYGLERVKERLLEELAVRALTNGRASRSTVLCFVGPPGVGKTSLARSIAEALGRRFVTVSLGGVRDEAEIRGHRRTYLGAYPGRIVEALRRAGTRNPVILLDELDKLATDYRGDPAAALLEVLDPEQNKQFVDHYLDVPVDLSGVLFIATANSLAPLPRPLRDRLEAIVLEGYSEEEKREIGKRYLLPRQLAAHGLPETAVELTDSAWQELITGYTREAGVRELERQLAALCRKMAREVVERGGTVGTLSRRRVTPATLRRLLGPPPYREMTATSEPQVGLALGLGATPVGGMLVPVEVLVMPGRGELLVTGQAGEVLQESARAALSWVRAHAARLGISADFVERMDIHVHLPEGALPKEGPSAGLALVVALVSALSARPVRSDLALTGEITLRGRVLPVGDLRQKALAVQRAGLRELVAPAANQVEASRLPASLARRLTVHWVETIEQALELALLPHRNDA, encoded by the coding sequence ATGGCCGCTTCCAGCCGTGCCGATCTCTACGCATCGCGGTATCCGGTCCTCGTGTTGCGCAACGTGGTTCTGCTTCCTGGTCATGCCGCGACGATCGCGGTAGCCAGTCCAGAAGGGCAGCGCGCAGTCGACTTTGCGCGGCGGCAGGAAGCAGCCCTCGCGGTCGTCGTGTACGCGGACGGCCGCGCACCGAACATGCTCACGCCACAGGTCGGGACGCTGGCGCGTATCGCCGAGGTCGTTCCCCAACCTGACCAGCGCTGGCAAGTGCGTGTCGAGGGACTCCGGCGAGTTCGTGTCCTCTCGCTGGATGTGACGAGCCCGGCACCCCAGGCACGTATCGAGCTGTTGTTCCCGCCCGTCACTCCACAGGCCCACACGATGGCGCAGCGGGTACGCACGCTCGCGGGCGAGCTGCATCGTGCGGTGGGCATCCCCGATGCTGAGACGCTCCGAGTGCTCGAGGCAACCGAGGATCCCGACCGGCTGGCTGACCTCCTGGCTGGACAACTCGTCCGCGACGTCAGCTATCGCCAGCGCCTGCTCGAACTGGTCGAGCCAAACGAGCGCCTCGAGCACCTCGCCGCGCTGATCGAGCGGGAACTGGCCCGAGTAGCCGCTCCGAGCGCGCCGGCAGTGCCAGCTGCTAGCACACGCTTGTCCGCGGAGCCAGTCATCGTGGCGGACGAGACGAGCGAAGCACGCGAAGAAGCGGAGCGCTTGCGCCAGCGCCTGGCAACCTGTGGCGCTCCCCCAGCGGTGGTGGAGCGAGTCGAGCAAGAGATCGAGCGATTGTCCCGCATGAGTCCCGCCTCCGCCGAGGCAACTGTCACCCGGACCTACATCGAGACAGTCCTGAGCGTCCCGTGGCTGACCGAGACTCCCGAAACGGTCGATCTGGCCCGAGCACGGGCGATCCTGGAGCGCGACCATTACGGCTTGGAACGTGTCAAAGAGCGCCTCCTCGAGGAACTGGCTGTCCGCGCGCTGACCAACGGCCGCGCGAGCCGCAGCACCGTGCTCTGTTTCGTCGGGCCGCCTGGGGTAGGCAAAACCAGCCTCGCCCGCTCGATCGCCGAAGCCTTGGGACGACGCTTCGTGACGGTGAGTCTGGGTGGAGTGCGCGACGAAGCGGAGATCCGCGGTCACCGCCGCACCTACCTCGGTGCGTATCCAGGGCGCATCGTGGAAGCGCTCCGGCGGGCCGGCACGCGCAACCCGGTCATCTTGCTCGACGAACTCGACAAGCTGGCGACCGACTATCGAGGTGATCCGGCCGCTGCGCTCCTCGAGGTGCTCGATCCGGAACAGAACAAACAGTTCGTCGATCACTATCTGGACGTACCAGTCGATCTCTCCGGTGTCCTCTTCATCGCCACCGCGAACTCGCTAGCTCCGCTGCCTCGGCCTCTGCGCGATCGCTTGGAAGCGATCGTGCTGGAAGGGTACAGCGAGGAAGAAAAGCGGGAGATCGGGAAACGCTACCTTCTGCCGCGCCAGCTCGCAGCCCACGGACTGCCGGAGACAGCCGTCGAGCTCACGGACTCGGCCTGGCAGGAGCTGATCACCGGGTATACTCGCGAAGCAGGGGTGCGCGAACTCGAACGGCAACTGGCGGCGCTGTGCCGCAAGATGGCACGAGAAGTCGTCGAACGAGGTGGTACAGTCGGGACACTGTCACGACGTCGTGTCACCCCCGCCACCTTGCGCCGCTTACTCGGTCCACCACCCTATCGCGAGATGACGGCCACGAGCGAACCACAAGTCGGTTTGGCTTTGGGGCTCGGTGCCACTCCCGTGGGCGGGATGCTCGTGCCGGTGGAAGTCCTGGTCATGCCAGGGCGGGGAGAATTGCTGGTCACTGGCCAGGCTGGCGAAGTCTTACAAGAATCGGCCCGGGCAGCACTGAGTTGGGTCCGCGCCCACGCGGCTCGATTGGGGATCTCGGCGGACTTCGTGGAACGGATGGACATTCACGTCCATCTCCCCGAAGGAGCGCTCCCGAAGGAAGGGCCATCGGCTGGGCTGGCACTGGTCGTCGCGCTCGTCTCAGCGCTCTCGGCACGGCCGGTGCGCAGCGACCTCGCACTCACCGGCGAGATCACGCTGCGCGGGCGTGTCTTGCCGGTCGGCGATTTGCGGCAGAAGGCACTGGCTGTCCAGCGGGCAGGGCTGCGCGAACTCGTGGCACCAGCCGCCAACCAGGTCGAGGCGAGTCGGCTCCCCGCCAGTCTCGCTCGCCGGCTGACGGTGCACTGGGTGGAAACGATCGAGCAGGCGCTGGAACTGGCGCTCTTGCCCCATCGCAACGACGCGTAA
- a CDS encoding M28 family peptidase — MHTAWRDPSVEQRVLSAISLDEPWAAIEQFAQLVRLSGSPEEREALDYLVERLERWGVPYRVFWPTCLISWPVYATLRVVSPEARAVRAKTLAFSPSTDGAEVIGELAVVSSEQVAGIEQIFAENVPTQVPDLRGKIVLTDGFGFAAQAVHWASTGALAVIFVHPGEAIHEGIATTSWGSPDLDAEGTVPAVPIVTIARPDGEYLRSLAARGPVTVALATTVETAWRPIPILVAEIPGNQAADEFVLLHGHLDSWHVGVGDNATGDATLLELARVFWQHRESLARTLRIAWWSGHSHGRYAGSTWYADTYAQDLVPNCVAHVNCDSPGCRWATEYRDVAVMAEAAALVRTAIRDVTGLEATTARPPRAGDYSFTNLGITGCLMLSSTIPEEIRRAKGFYPVGGCGGNIVWHTEDDTLDVADPDVLLRDLRVYAAVTLRLLNAPVHPFDFRATVREIEEALRRYQETAGEAFDLRPALQAAGNLLTTLDRFYEHSATLLDRPADDPEVRRVNAAQRSMARHLVPVNYVRRGRFRHDPARPIPAVPEVAAAREFAHVQPESDRWHRVRTHLLRGQNQVVWSLRQAQRRLAELLS; from the coding sequence ATGCACACCGCTTGGCGCGACCCCAGTGTGGAACAGCGAGTGCTGTCAGCGATCTCGCTGGATGAACCGTGGGCAGCGATCGAGCAATTCGCCCAGCTCGTCCGGCTTTCCGGTAGCCCAGAGGAACGCGAGGCACTCGATTATCTCGTCGAGCGACTGGAACGCTGGGGAGTGCCGTATCGAGTCTTCTGGCCGACCTGTCTCATTTCTTGGCCAGTCTACGCGACGCTGCGCGTCGTCTCACCGGAAGCCCGAGCGGTTCGGGCCAAGACGCTCGCCTTCTCTCCCTCGACCGATGGGGCGGAAGTCATCGGCGAACTCGCCGTTGTCTCGTCGGAGCAGGTGGCGGGGATCGAGCAGATTTTCGCCGAGAATGTTCCGACGCAAGTTCCCGATCTTCGCGGCAAGATCGTCCTGACCGATGGATTCGGCTTCGCGGCGCAGGCCGTTCATTGGGCGAGCACCGGTGCGCTCGCGGTCATCTTCGTCCATCCAGGCGAAGCGATCCACGAAGGCATCGCGACGACGTCGTGGGGATCCCCCGACCTGGATGCCGAGGGCACGGTGCCAGCGGTCCCGATCGTGACCATCGCTCGGCCGGACGGCGAGTATCTGCGCTCGTTGGCAGCACGCGGTCCGGTGACAGTCGCCCTCGCCACCACGGTAGAGACCGCGTGGCGACCGATCCCGATACTGGTCGCCGAGATCCCAGGAAACCAGGCGGCTGACGAGTTCGTCCTCCTGCACGGTCATCTCGACTCGTGGCATGTAGGGGTCGGCGACAACGCGACTGGCGATGCAACGCTCCTGGAACTTGCCCGCGTCTTTTGGCAGCATCGCGAGTCGCTCGCCCGCACGCTGCGCATCGCGTGGTGGTCGGGTCATTCCCACGGGCGCTATGCTGGCTCGACCTGGTACGCCGATACCTACGCGCAAGACCTGGTGCCCAACTGCGTGGCGCACGTCAACTGTGATTCGCCCGGATGCCGCTGGGCCACCGAGTATCGAGATGTCGCAGTGATGGCAGAAGCTGCCGCCCTGGTCCGCACAGCGATCCGCGACGTGACCGGGCTCGAAGCGACGACCGCTCGTCCACCGCGCGCTGGTGATTACTCGTTCACGAACCTCGGGATCACCGGCTGTCTCATGCTCTCGTCGACCATTCCGGAAGAAATCAGACGGGCCAAAGGCTTCTACCCCGTCGGGGGCTGCGGCGGCAACATCGTTTGGCATACCGAGGACGACACGCTGGACGTCGCCGACCCCGACGTCTTGTTGCGTGACCTCCGCGTCTATGCCGCCGTGACGCTGCGCCTGCTGAATGCGCCCGTCCATCCGTTCGACTTCCGCGCGACGGTGCGGGAGATCGAGGAAGCGCTCCGCCGGTACCAAGAAACAGCCGGTGAAGCGTTCGACCTGCGCCCAGCGCTGCAAGCTGCTGGGAACCTGCTCACGACCCTCGACCGGTTCTACGAGCACAGTGCGACGCTCCTGGACCGACCAGCCGACGATCCGGAAGTGCGGCGCGTCAACGCGGCCCAGCGCTCGATGGCGCGTCACCTCGTGCCGGTCAACTACGTGCGCCGCGGACGCTTCCGGCACGACCCAGCGCGACCGATACCAGCAGTGCCGGAGGTGGCAGCGGCGCGCGAGTTCGCTCACGTCCAGCCAGAGAGCGACCGCTGGCATCGCGTCCGCACGCATCTCCTGCGCGGGCAGAATCAGGTGGTCTGGTCGCTCCGGCAGGCACAACGCCGGCTGGCTGAACTCCTCTCGTGA